One stretch of Priestia megaterium DNA includes these proteins:
- a CDS encoding YjjG family noncanonical pyrimidine nucleotidase: protein MKTYRTLLFDIDNTLLDFNAAEEQALQLLFANHDIPLTEESKKRYSLINQGLWTAFEENKISREQVVNTRFSTLCKEYGIEKDGKLLEAEYRTYLNNGHQLIDGAIEVINNLSCHYELYVVTNGVSATQYKRLQDSGLYPYFKEVFVSEDTGFQKPMKEYFDYVFSRIKELSVHETLIVGDSLSADIQGGQLAGIDTCWFNPQEKKNDTNWNSTYEIGRLQELYDLLNVNNEVASVQV from the coding sequence ATGAAAACATACCGAACACTGCTATTTGACATTGATAATACGCTTTTAGATTTTAACGCAGCCGAAGAGCAGGCTTTACAGCTTCTTTTTGCTAACCACGATATTCCGCTGACTGAGGAAAGCAAAAAACGTTATAGTTTGATAAACCAGGGGTTATGGACAGCTTTTGAAGAAAATAAAATAAGCCGTGAGCAAGTTGTAAATACTCGCTTTTCTACTCTATGTAAAGAATATGGAATAGAGAAGGACGGAAAGCTACTTGAAGCGGAGTACCGAACGTATTTGAACAATGGCCATCAGCTAATTGACGGAGCAATTGAGGTAATTAATAACCTGAGCTGTCACTATGAGTTATATGTTGTTACAAATGGCGTATCGGCTACGCAATATAAGCGCCTTCAGGACTCAGGTCTATATCCTTATTTTAAAGAAGTATTTGTTTCAGAAGATACGGGCTTTCAAAAACCTATGAAGGAATATTTTGATTATGTTTTTTCACGTATAAAAGAGCTGTCCGTACATGAAACACTAATTGTTGGAGATTCTTTGAGTGCAGACATTCAAGGCGGGCAGCTAGCGGGTATTGATACGTGCTGGTTTAATCCTCAGGAAAAAAAGAATGATACAAATTGGAATTCAACCTATGAAATAGGAAGGCTTCAAGAGCTTTATGACCTGCTGAACGTAAATAATGAAGTAGCTTCGGTACAAGTGTAA
- a CDS encoding amino acid permease produces the protein MSNLFAKKDVNKLLEENAAKESTKTLGLFDVILMGVGATIGTGVLVIAGLVAARDAGPSVSISFVISAVACILVALCYAEFGSAVPSSGGAYTYIYVSLGKFVAHLIGWSIVGCYTVSLASVAGGWSSYVNNVLTEFGIRLPESFTAIPSDGGIINLPAVFIVLCMSFLLTRGVKESKKINNLMVLIKIGIVLLFVAVGVFFIHTNNWHPFTPFGVKGIFAGAASVFFAYNGFDAISTSAEEVKNPQRNLPLGILIALSVCAVIYVVIALVLTGMVSYKELNVGDALSYALNSVGQEWAALIVSIGAVIGIMAVVFAYLFVVPRILMSMSHDGLLPSLFAKVNRKNSEPVISTWLVGALGAVVAGFVDLKQLADLANMLAIVTFAAVSFSILALRKTQPNLKRGFKVPFVPFIPILSILCCIFLMFNLSIKTWMYSIGWMLIGVFIYVGYARKNKSA, from the coding sequence ATGAGTAATCTGTTTGCAAAAAAAGATGTTAACAAGCTGTTAGAGGAAAATGCAGCAAAAGAATCAACTAAGACACTAGGGTTATTTGATGTGATTTTGATGGGAGTAGGAGCAACTATTGGGACAGGAGTTCTGGTTATAGCAGGGCTAGTTGCCGCCAGGGATGCAGGGCCGTCGGTCTCCATTTCCTTTGTTATTTCTGCAGTAGCCTGTATTCTTGTTGCGCTGTGTTATGCAGAATTTGGTTCAGCTGTTCCAAGTTCAGGAGGCGCATATACATACATATATGTTTCATTAGGAAAATTTGTAGCGCATTTGATAGGATGGTCTATTGTGGGCTGTTACACGGTATCTTTAGCTTCTGTAGCGGGCGGATGGTCATCTTATGTGAATAATGTGCTTACTGAATTTGGTATTAGACTTCCTGAATCGTTCACGGCTATACCGAGCGATGGAGGTATTATTAATCTTCCGGCAGTATTTATTGTACTGTGCATGTCGTTTTTATTAACAAGAGGGGTAAAAGAAAGTAAAAAAATAAATAACTTAATGGTTTTAATCAAGATAGGTATTGTTCTTTTATTTGTAGCCGTCGGCGTCTTTTTTATTCATACAAATAACTGGCACCCATTTACCCCTTTTGGTGTGAAAGGAATCTTTGCAGGCGCAGCTTCCGTCTTTTTTGCTTATAACGGATTTGATGCCATTTCTACTTCGGCAGAAGAAGTGAAAAATCCGCAAAGAAACTTGCCGCTAGGCATTTTGATTGCACTAAGTGTTTGTGCAGTCATTTACGTAGTAATTGCATTAGTATTAACAGGAATGGTTTCTTATAAAGAGCTAAACGTAGGCGATGCGTTGTCATATGCGCTCAATAGTGTAGGACAAGAATGGGCAGCGCTCATTGTATCTATAGGAGCGGTTATTGGTATTATGGCCGTCGTATTTGCTTATTTGTTTGTGGTGCCTCGCATACTGATGTCAATGAGCCATGATGGATTACTGCCGTCTCTTTTTGCGAAAGTAAACCGAAAAAACAGCGAACCTGTTATATCCACATGGCTTGTGGGCGCGTTAGGCGCTGTTGTAGCTGGTTTTGTTGATTTAAAACAGCTGGCAGATTTAGCGAATATGCTAGCGATTGTCACGTTTGCTGCCGTTTCATTTTCGATTTTGGCTCTTCGAAAAACTCAGCCTAACCTAAAGCGCGGTTTCAAAGTACCTTTTGTGCCATTTATTCCAATTCTTTCTATTCTTTGCTGTATCTTTCTTATGTTCAACTTATCAATAAAAACGTGGATGTATTCAATCGGCTGGATGCTGATTGGCGTCTTTATTTACGTTGGATACGCCAGAAAGAACAAGAGCGCTTAA
- a CDS encoding pyruvate kinase, with translation MAIDRICTIGPASNKEDVLAKLLEKGMTIARLNLSHGSHESHKKIIDTVRFLDPSIQILGDLQGPKIRLGVMKLKEVVLKEGTSFVLYTEEVSGNEKGASVDYKGIVQDVQKGSKILMNDGQVELIVERVEEDKLVTKVKKGGVISSHKGVNLPATRVRLPAITEKDKQDIRFLVKEKVDFLACSFVRTPEHLKEIKDFIHLKHPNTPKLIAKVETMEAIENFQRICEEGDGIMIARGDLGVELPYEWIPLLQKILIHECRLHDKYVITATQMLQSMVDSTIPTRAEVTDVFQAVFDGTNAVMLSAETAAGKYPIESIETLYKISYFAETILNKNAPSLSEFLTMLKSSR, from the coding sequence ATGGCAATCGACCGAATCTGTACAATTGGGCCTGCTAGTAATAAAGAAGATGTACTAGCGAAACTGTTAGAAAAAGGAATGACAATAGCTCGGCTGAACCTATCTCATGGGTCGCATGAAAGCCACAAGAAAATTATAGATACAGTAAGGTTTTTAGATCCCTCTATTCAAATCCTAGGAGATTTGCAAGGTCCTAAAATTAGGCTTGGAGTGATGAAACTAAAAGAAGTGGTGTTAAAAGAAGGAACCTCTTTTGTTTTGTATACAGAGGAGGTATCAGGAAATGAAAAGGGAGCCAGCGTTGATTACAAGGGTATCGTGCAGGATGTTCAAAAAGGAAGCAAAATCTTAATGAATGACGGCCAAGTAGAGCTAATTGTTGAAAGAGTAGAAGAAGATAAACTTGTCACAAAAGTAAAAAAAGGCGGCGTTATTTCTTCACATAAAGGAGTAAATTTACCAGCTACTCGCGTGCGTTTACCAGCCATTACTGAAAAGGATAAACAAGATATCAGATTCTTGGTGAAAGAAAAAGTAGATTTTCTTGCTTGTTCATTCGTAAGAACCCCTGAGCATTTAAAAGAAATTAAAGATTTTATCCATTTAAAACATCCAAATACCCCAAAGCTAATTGCAAAAGTAGAAACGATGGAAGCTATAGAAAATTTTCAGAGAATATGTGAAGAAGGCGACGGAATTATGATTGCACGAGGAGATTTAGGAGTAGAGCTTCCATATGAATGGATTCCCTTACTGCAAAAAATATTAATTCACGAGTGCCGGTTGCACGATAAATACGTAATCACAGCGACACAAATGCTTCAATCAATGGTAGACAGCACGATTCCCACAAGAGCTGAAGTGACAGATGTGTTTCAAGCGGTGTTTGACGGAACGAATGCAGTGATGCTTTCTGCTGAAACAGCAGCTGGAAAATATCCGATTGAAAGCATAGAAACTCTTTATAAAATATCTTATTTTGCTGAAACTATTTTAAATAAAAACGCCCCTAGCCTCTCAGAGTTTTTAACAATGTTAAAGAGCTCGAGATAA
- a CDS encoding Crp/Fnr family transcriptional regulator yields MREITSEKQLMEYINTYKLESVFKKELIPHLSLYDVEAGERLCSQGDASHCLYILMKGKVKVYTISPEGKTLVLSFKQPLEVIGDIEYVQDVDIMNTVEAVSPLVVIGIPYKRLKQHASNDPQLLTFLLEMLTKKFCAKSNSLSFNLMYPVEVRLASYLLSIFCEESHLVMNQKTESLKDIANLIGTTYRHLNRVLQKFVAQGVIEKKKGSIILKDKEKLSCLANDNIYE; encoded by the coding sequence ATGAGGGAAATTACGAGTGAGAAACAGCTGATGGAGTATATAAATACTTATAAATTAGAGTCGGTTTTCAAGAAAGAGTTAATACCGCATTTGTCACTGTATGATGTCGAGGCAGGAGAGCGTCTTTGTTCTCAAGGAGATGCGTCTCACTGTTTGTACATATTGATGAAAGGCAAGGTTAAAGTTTATACCATATCGCCCGAAGGCAAGACGCTTGTTCTTTCCTTTAAACAGCCCCTTGAAGTAATAGGCGATATTGAGTATGTACAAGATGTTGATATTATGAATACGGTTGAAGCCGTTTCACCTTTAGTTGTTATCGGTATACCATACAAACGATTAAAACAGCATGCGAGCAATGATCCACAGCTGCTGACGTTTTTACTGGAAATGCTCACAAAAAAGTTTTGCGCAAAATCGAACTCGCTAAGCTTTAATTTAATGTACCCAGTTGAAGTGCGGCTGGCTAGTTATTTGCTCTCTATTTTTTGTGAAGAATCGCATTTGGTTATGAACCAAAAAACAGAAAGCTTAAAAGATATAGCTAATTTAATCGGAACGACTTACCGGCATTTAAATCGTGTTCTTCAGAAATTTGTAGCACAAGGAGTTATTGAAAAAAAGAAAGGCTCCATTATTCTCAAAGATAAGGAAAAACTGAGCTGTCTAGCAAACGACAATATATACGAGTAG
- a CDS encoding CHASE3 domain-containing protein — translation MEKKMRFGIKSKIIIGYLIVIVCLFIAFIVLNSQISSLQKERNFIIDHDIEVHDLTNRIEKHLLDMETGQRGYIITGEASYLEPYNSAASSWEKDYNALYQLLNNNPNQQEKLEKIKGSIQDWIEAAGEPTIALKKENNTKELQQFFEKDPGRQYMDDIRSQFTSFRNVEKKSTETRAAELDEKNKKIKIGLYGLLLFVTLISLAIAIVLSNSIVNTIKEVTQTIKRITASKGELKGRIKVRSNDEIKDLGLATNALLENIEERNWLQTNIAHAVTMYQGIASVDKLAEKFLFTVSEMTGASFGAFYVREENDKGNLFVKQAAFADRKGDAGRESFLIGEGLIGQAALEKRTFVINDVPDTYQLITSGLGDVKPKSIFIVPVLFENEVIAVIELASLHEFTVLEQELISQVIETFGLTINGVIRRMEIARLLKESQAMTEELQAQSEELQTQSEELQMQSEELRMINEQLEERTKDAEEKSVELEAAKEDLEEKAHQLELNSQYKSEFLANMSHELRTPLNSILILSEMLEENAAKTLSEDEEEYARIIHSSGKDLLALINDILDLSKVESGKLDVLLAEMNMSELPDQIERNFSHVAEQKKVQLKINKAQDVPDIIHTDEKRFQQIVKNLLSNAFKFTESGSVTVSIQRVADHRLTTAMRTVDTDCWLEIAVADTGIGIPKEKHQLIFEAFQQADGATVRKYGGTGLGLSICSEFAKLLGGWISLSSEVGKGSTFTLYLPSLSNGLIDYEKVNFAYEEVAVSVEEAEPEAEITEIDHPVQPVEPPLQDDENVFQDKRVLIVDDDQRNIFALKTALAKQGMTIMTAHNGIECLEMMENSEPFDLILMDIMMPQMDGYEAMQKIRGELKLVDLPIIALTAKAMKNDREKCLEAGASDYISKPLDLNQLFSVMRVWLVN, via the coding sequence ATGGAAAAGAAAATGAGGTTTGGCATCAAATCCAAAATTATTATTGGATATTTAATTGTTATTGTCTGTTTATTTATTGCATTTATTGTTTTAAACAGTCAAATTTCATCTTTGCAAAAAGAGCGAAATTTTATCATTGATCATGATATTGAAGTGCATGATCTGACCAATCGAATTGAAAAACACCTGCTCGATATGGAAACCGGACAAAGAGGCTATATTATTACAGGAGAAGCGAGTTACTTAGAACCTTATAACAGCGCAGCATCAAGTTGGGAAAAAGATTATAATGCGCTGTATCAGCTTCTAAATAATAATCCAAATCAGCAGGAGAAACTGGAGAAGATTAAAGGGAGCATTCAAGACTGGATTGAAGCTGCTGGTGAACCGACCATTGCATTAAAAAAAGAAAATAATACAAAAGAGCTTCAGCAATTTTTTGAGAAAGATCCTGGGCGCCAGTATATGGACGATATACGCAGCCAGTTTACTTCTTTTAGAAATGTAGAGAAAAAATCGACTGAAACAAGAGCAGCAGAGTTAGACGAGAAAAATAAAAAAATTAAAATTGGACTTTACGGTTTGCTGTTATTTGTTACGCTTATTTCACTTGCTATCGCTATTGTTTTGTCCAATTCCATTGTGAATACGATTAAAGAAGTTACGCAAACGATCAAACGAATTACGGCTTCAAAAGGCGAGTTAAAAGGAAGAATTAAAGTTAGATCTAATGATGAAATTAAAGATTTAGGGCTAGCCACGAACGCGTTGTTAGAAAATATTGAAGAGCGAAACTGGCTTCAAACGAACATTGCTCATGCTGTAACGATGTACCAAGGCATAGCATCTGTAGACAAGCTTGCGGAAAAATTTCTCTTTACGGTTTCAGAAATGACAGGAGCTTCTTTCGGAGCATTTTATGTTCGAGAGGAAAATGATAAAGGAAACCTATTCGTCAAACAAGCTGCTTTTGCAGATAGAAAAGGCGACGCGGGAAGAGAGAGCTTTTTGATAGGCGAAGGGCTCATTGGACAAGCTGCTTTAGAAAAAAGAACCTTTGTCATAAACGATGTACCTGACACGTACCAGCTCATTACTTCAGGATTAGGAGACGTAAAACCTAAGAGTATTTTTATTGTACCCGTCTTGTTTGAAAATGAAGTAATTGCTGTTATCGAGCTTGCATCGCTGCACGAATTTACAGTTTTAGAGCAAGAACTTATTAGTCAAGTGATTGAAACGTTTGGTCTCACTATCAATGGTGTAATCAGACGTATGGAAATTGCTCGTCTATTAAAAGAATCTCAGGCGATGACAGAAGAGCTCCAGGCTCAGTCTGAAGAACTTCAAACACAGTCAGAAGAACTGCAAATGCAGTCTGAAGAGCTGCGTATGATTAATGAACAGCTAGAAGAAAGAACAAAAGATGCAGAAGAAAAATCGGTTGAATTAGAGGCTGCAAAAGAAGATTTAGAAGAAAAAGCGCATCAGCTGGAATTGAATTCTCAATACAAATCTGAATTCCTTGCTAATATGTCGCACGAGCTTCGAACACCGCTTAACAGCATTCTTATTCTGTCTGAAATGCTTGAGGAAAACGCGGCTAAAACGCTATCTGAAGATGAAGAAGAATATGCTCGTATTATTCATTCTTCAGGAAAAGACTTGTTGGCATTAATCAACGACATCTTGGATTTATCAAAAGTAGAGTCTGGAAAACTAGATGTCTTGCTTGCTGAGATGAATATGAGTGAGCTTCCAGATCAAATTGAACGTAATTTCAGCCACGTTGCTGAACAGAAAAAAGTACAATTGAAAATTAATAAAGCACAAGATGTACCGGACATCATTCACACAGATGAAAAGAGATTCCAGCAAATTGTGAAAAATCTTTTATCAAATGCATTTAAATTTACGGAATCGGGATCTGTCACAGTATCCATTCAACGAGTAGCTGACCATCGTCTTACAACAGCTATGCGTACAGTCGATACGGATTGCTGGCTAGAAATAGCTGTAGCTGATACAGGGATTGGTATACCAAAAGAAAAGCATCAGCTTATCTTTGAAGCGTTTCAGCAGGCGGATGGAGCTACGGTTCGCAAGTACGGAGGAACGGGACTTGGCTTATCTATTTGCAGTGAGTTTGCAAAATTATTGGGGGGCTGGATTTCCCTAAGCAGTGAAGTAGGAAAAGGAAGTACGTTTACCCTCTACCTTCCTAGTCTCTCTAACGGTCTTATTGACTATGAGAAAGTGAATTTTGCATATGAAGAAGTAGCAGTATCTGTAGAAGAAGCTGAACCTGAAGCAGAAATAACTGAAATTGATCATCCTGTACAACCAGTTGAACCTCCATTGCAAGATGATGAAAATGTGTTTCAGGATAAGCGAGTGCTCATCGTAGATGATGACCAGCGCAACATCTTTGCCTTAAAAACTGCGCTAGCTAAACAAGGTATGACCATTATGACAGCTCATAACGGAATAGAGTGTCTTGAAATGATGGAGAATAGTGAACCATTTGATCTCATTTTAATGGATATTATGATGCCGCAAATGGACGGGTATGAAGCGATGCAGAAAATTAGAGGAGAGCTAAAGCTTGTTGATTTGCCTATTATTGCACTAACCGCTAAAGCGATGAAAAATGATCGTGAAAAATGCTTGGAAGCTGGAGCATCAGATTATATCAGCAAACCTTTAGATTTAAATCAGCTGTTCTCCGTTATGCGTGTATGGCTAGTAAATTAA
- a CDS encoding LysE family translocator gives MNLFYFLKGLVIGFSVAAPVGPIGILCINRTLSKGRLYGFVSGLGAATADALYGCIAAFGLTFITTFLLTQKIWLQLIGGLFLCYLGVQTFRSQPAEHAAAAKGEGLLRSYTSVLFLTVTNPMTILFFIGVFSGVGISKSAFDVASALTMVAGVFLGSACWWLSLSFAISLARSKFTNNSLIWVNRISGAVVLTFGIFALYKLL, from the coding sequence ATGAACTTATTTTATTTTCTAAAGGGGTTAGTGATCGGTTTTTCCGTTGCTGCTCCCGTCGGTCCCATTGGTATTTTATGTATCAATCGCACGTTATCTAAAGGGCGATTATACGGATTTGTATCCGGGCTGGGAGCAGCTACAGCAGATGCTCTTTATGGATGCATCGCTGCGTTTGGCCTAACGTTCATTACAACCTTTTTACTAACCCAAAAGATTTGGCTTCAGCTGATTGGGGGATTATTTTTATGTTATTTAGGTGTACAAACTTTTCGTTCTCAACCTGCAGAGCACGCTGCTGCTGCTAAAGGAGAAGGTTTGCTTCGTTCTTATACATCCGTTCTTTTTTTAACGGTTACGAATCCAATGACGATCTTATTTTTTATTGGCGTGTTTTCTGGTGTAGGCATTAGTAAATCAGCATTTGATGTTGCTTCTGCTTTGACAATGGTTGCAGGCGTATTTTTAGGATCGGCCTGCTGGTGGCTTTCGCTCAGTTTTGCTATTAGTCTTGCCCGGTCGAAGTTTACGAATAACAGCTTGATCTGGGTAAATCGTATTTCGGGAGCCGTTGTACTGACTTTCGGGATATTTGCGTTATACAAGTTGCTATAA
- a CDS encoding SpoIIE family protein phosphatase, translating into MTILLVDDNQVNLFVIEKILKGAGYDNCVSLTSAHALFDYLNLDDENSKTNSVDLILLDIMMPEIDGIEACRRIQQVERLKHIPIIFVTALEDSSKLVEALDAGGTDYVTKPINKVELLARMRVALRLKAEIDWHTEHEKKIQTELDLATHVQQNLLSPPLREKDIQMEVSYYPSFKLAGDMYYWHKIDEHRYGVILFDMMGHGISASLVCMFISSVLREAIKSLIDPEQVITELNRYMELLHSEKDEIPYYFTAIYLVIDTEAKTVEYVNAGHPEGYMLVDEHTLVPLQRGSCPVGFFEEMDVQKSVVSFENDVQILLFTDGALESMGPCENESALRLQKLTEQKWTNPQAFMNEIFSEEQKLNQPDDMCVLMIQAQAQ; encoded by the coding sequence ATGACCATTCTTCTAGTAGATGACAATCAAGTCAATCTATTTGTGATTGAAAAAATTTTAAAAGGCGCTGGCTACGATAACTGTGTGTCTCTTACGTCTGCCCATGCCCTTTTTGACTATCTTAACCTGGACGATGAGAACTCAAAAACGAATTCGGTCGATTTGATTTTACTTGATATTATGATGCCCGAAATTGATGGAATCGAAGCCTGCAGGCGAATTCAACAGGTAGAACGCTTAAAACATATTCCAATTATCTTTGTCACAGCCCTAGAAGACAGCAGCAAATTAGTAGAAGCTCTAGACGCCGGTGGAACAGATTACGTCACAAAGCCGATTAATAAAGTGGAACTGCTGGCTCGTATGCGGGTAGCCTTACGCCTTAAAGCAGAAATTGACTGGCACACGGAACATGAAAAGAAAATTCAAACTGAGTTAGATTTAGCTACGCACGTACAGCAAAACTTACTTAGTCCTCCTTTACGAGAGAAAGATATTCAAATGGAAGTTTCATATTATCCTTCTTTTAAATTAGCAGGTGATATGTACTATTGGCACAAAATTGACGAGCACCGGTACGGAGTTATTCTTTTTGATATGATGGGGCACGGCATCTCTGCCTCGCTTGTTTGTATGTTTATTTCGTCTGTGCTCAGAGAAGCTATCAAGTCCCTCATAGACCCTGAGCAGGTTATTACAGAGTTGAATCGCTACATGGAATTATTGCACAGCGAAAAAGATGAGATCCCTTACTATTTCACTGCTATTTATTTAGTGATTGATACGGAAGCTAAGACAGTAGAATATGTGAATGCCGGGCACCCAGAAGGTTATATGTTAGTGGATGAACATACGCTCGTTCCTCTTCAACGAGGAAGCTGCCCTGTAGGGTTTTTTGAAGAAATGGACGTTCAGAAATCTGTTGTCAGCTTTGAGAACGATGTGCAAATTTTGCTATTTACAGACGGAGCTCTTGAATCGATGGGCCCTTGCGAAAATGAATCTGCTCTTCGTCTTCAAAAACTTACTGAACAAAAATGGACAAATCCGCAGGCATTTATGAATGAAATTTTTTCAGAAGAACAAAAGTTAAATCAGCCTGATGACATGTGCGTGCTTATGATTCAAGCACAAGCGCAATAA
- a CDS encoding glycine betaine ABC transporter substrate-binding protein — MKQSKKVSFIMLTIVIMLLVSACGNSNTASSTTTKKEITIGYIPWDEAVAVTFLWKELLEEKGYKVKAVQSDVAPLFSGVAQGNIDLFLDVWMPTTHSSYMERFGKQVDVLGTWYDQADSGLAVPDYVDAQSIADLKNKKDEFNEKIISIEPGSGINGLTKDHAMPSYGLTDWSLVESSTAAMLSELDKAIANEEPIVVTLWRPHWAFEKYNLRYLKDPKNTMNPTGPEKIQSISKKAFKEDYPEAAKWLKDFSISADQLASLESEINSAKDETKGVKNWISKNKKVAGSWVK, encoded by the coding sequence ACAATCAAAAAAAGTTTCTTTTATTATGCTAACAATCGTCATTATGCTGCTTGTCTCCGCATGCGGCAATAGCAATACGGCAAGCAGCACGACGACTAAAAAAGAAATTACAATTGGATACATACCATGGGACGAAGCCGTAGCTGTTACGTTTTTATGGAAGGAATTATTAGAGGAAAAAGGCTATAAAGTTAAAGCAGTTCAAAGCGACGTAGCTCCGCTTTTCTCAGGAGTTGCTCAAGGAAACATTGATTTATTTTTGGATGTATGGATGCCGACCACCCATAGTTCTTATATGGAAAGATTTGGAAAACAAGTTGACGTTCTCGGCACTTGGTATGATCAAGCAGATAGCGGATTGGCCGTTCCCGACTACGTAGACGCGCAGTCAATAGCTGATTTGAAAAATAAGAAAGATGAGTTTAACGAAAAGATTATTAGTATTGAACCGGGATCTGGAATAAACGGTCTTACTAAAGATCATGCGATGCCAAGCTATGGGTTAACAGACTGGAGTTTAGTAGAAAGCAGCACAGCCGCCATGTTATCGGAATTAGATAAAGCCATTGCTAATGAAGAACCCATTGTTGTTACGTTATGGCGCCCGCACTGGGCTTTTGAAAAGTATAATCTCAGATACTTAAAAGATCCCAAAAATACGATGAATCCAACTGGACCTGAAAAAATACAGTCGATTAGCAAAAAGGCATTTAAAGAAGATTATCCAGAAGCAGCAAAGTGGCTGAAAGATTTTTCTATTAGTGCTGATCAATTGGCATCGTTGGAATCAGAAATTAACAGTGCAAAAGACGAAACAAAAGGCGTAAAAAACTGGATTTCTAAAAATAAAAAAGTGGCTGGAAGCTGGGTGAAATAA
- a CDS encoding CheR family methyltransferase, which produces MDMKHLDLSEDLVMNKKTDLEIDLLLTAIYRLTGFDFRQYAKSSICRRVYNRMKIERIPTVSRLLEKAIHEEEFMNQLLNDFSINVTEMFRDPSFFKAFRTKVIPVLKDYPEIRIWHAGCATGEEVFSMAILLEEEGLMDKTVIYATDMNEDVLEKAKQGAFSLRKMKSYTKNYIQAGGKNAFSEYYQTDHHYAYFHPSLLKNIIFAQHNLVTDQSFNEFHVIICRNVLIYFTAQLQNQVYNLFSESLCAKGFLGLGDKETLRFAEGAASYIEFAGNERIYQKQ; this is translated from the coding sequence ATGGATATGAAGCACCTAGATTTAAGTGAAGACTTAGTTATGAATAAAAAAACAGATTTAGAGATAGATTTACTGCTGACGGCTATTTATCGATTAACAGGATTCGATTTCAGACAGTACGCTAAATCTTCTATCTGTCGCCGAGTCTATAATCGAATGAAAATTGAACGTATTCCAACCGTGTCTCGATTGTTAGAAAAAGCGATTCACGAAGAAGAATTTATGAACCAGCTTTTAAATGATTTTTCGATAAATGTAACAGAGATGTTTCGCGATCCAAGCTTTTTTAAAGCATTTCGCACAAAAGTGATTCCGGTATTAAAGGATTATCCGGAAATTCGCATTTGGCACGCTGGCTGTGCAACGGGCGAAGAGGTATTTTCTATGGCGATTCTTTTAGAAGAAGAAGGGTTAATGGATAAAACGGTCATTTACGCAACCGATATGAACGAAGATGTATTAGAAAAAGCAAAACAAGGTGCCTTTTCTTTACGTAAAATGAAGTCATATACAAAAAATTATATTCAAGCCGGTGGAAAGAATGCCTTCTCGGAATATTATCAGACGGATCATCACTATGCATATTTTCATCCGTCGCTGTTAAAAAATATTATCTTTGCTCAGCATAATTTAGTGACGGATCAGTCATTTAATGAATTTCACGTCATCATTTGCCGAAACGTCCTTATTTATTTTACAGCTCAGCTGCAAAATCAAGTGTATAATTTATTTTCAGAAAGCCTGTGTGCAAAAGGATTTCTTGGGCTTGGCGATAAAGAAACGCTTCGCTTTGCTGAAGGAGCAGCTTCTTATATCGAGTTTGCAGGGAACGAGCGCATCTATCAAAAGCAATAA